The Coriobacteriia bacterium genome contains a region encoding:
- a CDS encoding DoxX family protein: MASLGLLILRLVIGLTLAAQGSQKLFGLFGGGGIAGTVVWFESLGMKPGKRYAVLAGLGELGSGLFFAFGLLTPLAAFGIVAVMIVCIFTALRKNGYWAVQGGYEYNVAIMAAAVCVALTGPGIYALDRLLGL, encoded by the coding sequence TTGGCATCTTTGGGACTATTGATATTAAGACTCGTTATCGGTCTTACGCTTGCGGCGCAAGGTTCGCAAAAATTGTTCGGACTATTCGGAGGAGGCGGCATCGCCGGCACCGTGGTTTGGTTCGAATCGCTCGGCATGAAGCCGGGCAAGCGCTATGCGGTGTTGGCTGGCCTCGGCGAACTCGGTAGCGGATTGTTCTTCGCTTTCGGACTGCTCACGCCTCTTGCGGCGTTCGGCATCGTTGCCGTGATGATAGTCTGCATCTTCACCGCTTTGCGCAAAAACGGCTACTGGGCGGTGCAGGGCGGATATGAGTATAACGTGGCGATTATGGCTGCCGCGGTTTGCGTGGCACTCACCGGGCCGGGAATCTACGCCCTCGACCGTTTGCTCGGTCTGTAA
- a CDS encoding bifunctional metallophosphatase/5'-nucleotidase: protein MHSKRTIFVTILLSCLCIPSAAFAADVQILFTHDLHSSVQPYKVLTPQNTVKTVGGYAQLESAIDKTRTGTSVLVDAGDFSVGSLYNLVLQDMSPDLTLMGDMGYDATTFGNHDFDYYPDGLARILKASKGRGPRILAANLVYGNDSASRQLKQEMKDYGSTPTAIITRNGVKIGVFGVIGQRAVSFSATMGGTTCSDITKASKAAVAKLKAQGADVIIALSHNGTTVNHKNSPDEELAKAVPGIDVIISGHSHTVLNAPIKVGNTLIVSCGSRGRYLGDLTVSESSGSVKLKSYRLVPVSGQGSAAMSAAIKPFQAGVSAASEKTLGFSGDKVIAYAPRNLDNADDIQTKFGEYGLANLITDSYLNETKGLVAPGAISVVGAGMIRDSLYKGNVTVSDAYDVLSLGIGPDKSLGYPLTSVYLTGTELRQFCDVDVSMFTIMPEAQLFFSGLRYTYNDNRLLMNRVIDLQAQNADGTWSRVEPDRLYNVVSSLYLIKMAGMVNDTSKGVIRLTPRDKNGNVVKNLDGTVLHDKNGAEIKEWKAFVNYLDKVSAGGTKPIPSKYYTARKQRTLVKTTLVTLFEKPSAFAWVAAGGLVVLILVVAAAVYGISRLVKAKTTRR, encoded by the coding sequence ATGCATAGTAAACGCACGATATTTGTGACAATACTTCTTTCTTGCCTTTGCATTCCGAGTGCGGCCTTTGCCGCCGATGTTCAGATTTTGTTCACGCATGACCTCCATAGCTCGGTGCAACCGTACAAGGTACTGACTCCGCAAAACACCGTCAAAACGGTCGGCGGGTATGCGCAGCTGGAATCAGCCATCGATAAGACGCGCACCGGGACATCGGTGCTGGTCGATGCGGGCGATTTTTCGGTGGGTTCGCTTTACAATCTCGTGCTGCAAGACATGAGCCCCGATCTCACGCTCATGGGCGACATGGGCTATGACGCCACGACGTTCGGGAACCATGATTTCGACTATTATCCCGACGGACTGGCGCGTATTCTCAAAGCGAGCAAGGGGCGCGGGCCCCGTATTTTGGCGGCGAATCTCGTGTACGGCAACGATTCGGCGAGCCGGCAGCTCAAGCAGGAGATGAAAGACTACGGTTCGACACCGACGGCAATCATCACGCGCAACGGGGTGAAGATAGGGGTGTTCGGCGTCATCGGCCAACGCGCGGTCAGTTTTTCGGCCACGATGGGCGGAACCACGTGTTCCGACATCACGAAGGCATCGAAAGCGGCGGTTGCCAAGCTGAAGGCTCAGGGCGCAGACGTCATCATCGCGCTCTCGCACAACGGCACCACGGTGAATCATAAAAACTCACCCGACGAGGAATTGGCGAAAGCGGTCCCCGGAATCGATGTGATTATCAGCGGGCACTCCCATACGGTCTTGAACGCTCCGATAAAGGTGGGCAACACCCTCATCGTTTCATGTGGAAGCCGGGGCCGCTACCTGGGAGATCTCACGGTTTCGGAAAGCTCCGGCTCGGTGAAACTCAAAAGTTATCGGTTGGTTCCTGTGTCGGGACAAGGTTCTGCTGCGATGAGCGCGGCGATCAAGCCATTTCAGGCGGGAGTGAGCGCGGCGAGTGAAAAGACGCTCGGGTTTTCCGGCGACAAAGTGATTGCCTACGCACCGAGAAATCTCGACAATGCCGACGACATACAGACGAAGTTCGGCGAATACGGTCTCGCGAACCTGATTACGGATTCCTACCTCAACGAAACGAAGGGACTGGTCGCACCGGGAGCGATAAGCGTGGTCGGTGCGGGAATGATTCGCGACAGCCTGTATAAAGGAAACGTCACCGTGTCCGATGCCTATGATGTCCTCTCGCTCGGTATCGGCCCCGACAAAAGCTTGGGCTATCCGCTCACGAGCGTCTACCTCACGGGCACGGAGTTGCGCCAGTTTTGTGATGTCGACGTTTCGATGTTTACCATCATGCCCGAGGCGCAACTGTTCTTCTCGGGTTTGCGCTATACCTACAATGACAACCGGCTTCTCATGAATCGCGTCATCGATCTGCAGGCGCAAAATGCCGACGGCACCTGGTCGAGAGTCGAACCCGACCGACTCTATAACGTGGTGAGCAGTCTTTACCTCATCAAAATGGCGGGGATGGTCAACGATACAAGCAAGGGCGTCATCCGGCTCACACCGCGCGATAAAAACGGCAACGTCGTCAAGAACCTGGACGGTACGGTCCTTCATGATAAAAACGGTGCCGAAATAAAAGAATGGAAAGCGTTCGTCAACTATCTGGATAAAGTGAGCGCCGGAGGCACAAAGCCGATTCCGTCAAAGTACTATACCGCACGAAAACAGCGCACGCTCGTCAAGACGACGCTCGTGACGTTGTTTGAGAAACCTTCGGCATTTGCTTGGGTTGCGGCCGGTGGACTCGTCGTGCTCATTCTCGTTGTGGCGGCGGCAGTCTACGGTATCTCTCGATTGGTCAAGGCGAAAACTACGCGGCGATGA
- a CDS encoding cupin domain-containing protein — MITHLTDLQSASTEHARGGNGAMIGYELADAAQLKGKAKMFKLLELEPGSSIGPHSHIDDFEIYFILDGEGFVDEGNGPVSVSCGDTIYTADGQTHSIACAGSETLRFIACVIAA, encoded by the coding sequence GTGATAACCCATCTCACAGATTTACAATCGGCCTCGACCGAGCACGCTCGCGGAGGAAACGGCGCCATGATCGGATACGAGCTCGCCGATGCAGCCCAGCTGAAAGGCAAAGCGAAAATGTTCAAGCTGCTCGAACTCGAACCGGGTTCTTCGATCGGGCCGCATTCGCATATCGATGACTTCGAGATCTACTTTATTTTGGACGGTGAAGGTTTCGTCGATGAGGGAAACGGGCCGGTCTCCGTGTCTTGTGGCGACACCATCTACACCGCCGACGGCCAGACGCACTCCATAGCGTGCGCCGGCAGCGAGACACTCCGCTTCATCGCGTGCGTCATCGCCGCGTAG